A single region of the Silene latifolia isolate original U9 population chromosome 8, ASM4854445v1, whole genome shotgun sequence genome encodes:
- the LOC141596514 gene encoding actin-related protein 2/3 complex subunit 5A-like, giving the protein MAGHEDFIEAENAEAIITRIEHKSRKIESLLKQYKPVEALKTALEGSATITKDDRCKSANWIAVHRAIMAIKDVDGMLSSLDAEYYDILMKYLYKGLSTGDRPTCDQCLRIHEKLTQKAGLGCILRCLADKENMV; this is encoded by the exons ATGGCAGGACATGAAGATTTCATCGAAGCAGAAAATGCAGAAGCAATTATCACAAGAATTGAGCATAAATCTCGCAAGATCGAAAGTCTTCTTAAACA GTATAAACCTGTTGAAGCTCTTAAAACTGCTTTAGAAGGGTCTGCTACAATCACCAAAGACGACCGTTGCAAG TCGGCGAATTGGATAGCTGTGCATCGGGCAATCATGGCAATTAAAGATGTTGATGGAATGCTCTCTTCTTTAGATGCTGAGTACTATGACATTCTTATGAA GTATTTGTATAAAGGTCTATCTACTGGAGATCGGCCTACATGCGATCAATGCCTCAGAATACATGAAAAACTCACACAGAAAGCTGGTTTAGGATGCATCCTGCGCTGTCTTGCTGATAAAGAGAACATGGTATAA